Genomic window (Staphylococcus debuckii):
CAGCAGGAATGACTGCAGCCGTCTATGCTTCTCGTGCAGATTTAAAAACACTCATGATAGAACGCGGTGTACCCGGCGGACAAATGGCAAATACAGAAGATGTAGAAAACTTCCCAGGTTTCGAATCCATTTCAGGACCTGATTTATCTACAAAAATGTTTGATCATGCACAAAAATTCGGTGCAGTTTACCAATATGGTGATATTAAACGTATTGAAGATAAAGGTGATATCAAAGAAATCTTTTACGGAGATAAATCCGTAACTGCATATGCTGTTATCATTACAACAGGCGCAGAATACAAAAAAATCGGCGTACCTGGTGAGGAAGAATTAGGTGGACGCGGAGTAAGTTATTGTGCAGTCTGTGACGGTGCATTCTTCAAAGGTAAAAAATTATTCGTAATTGGTGGCGGCGACTCTGCTGTCGAAGAAGGTGCATTCTTGACTAAATTTGCAGATAGCGTGACGGTAGTTCACCGCAGAGATAAATTGCGTGCTCAAAAAATCTTACAAGATCGTGCCTTCAAAAATGAAAAAATGGACTTTATCTGGAACCATACGTTAGCTTCTATTAACGAAGAAAACGGCAAAGTTGGTTCAGTGACATTGCAATCTACTGTGGACGGCAAAGAAGAAACATTGTCAGCAGATGGTGTGTTCGTATATATTGGCATGAAACCATTGACTGCACCATTTAAAGACTTAGGTATCACGAATGATGCAGGCTATATCGTGACGAACGATGAAATGGAAACTAAACTTCCAGGTATTTATGCTGCCGGTGACGTACGTGAAAAAGGTTTAAGACAAATTGTAACTGCTACAGGCGATGGTAGTATTGCTGCACAAAATTCTCAAGCTTATATCGAAGAAGTTAAAGATAAATTAGAAACAGAAGCATAATAAAAACGAACAAGGTTTGAATATTGCACGAATGTAAATTTTCTGTGTATTATTCAAACCTTTTTACATATTCTGCATTTGCAATGCCAATCCATGAAGCGAATGTGATAGTATTGAATATAATGAGGATATTATGAGCGAATTTAAACAGGATGGTGGCAAAATGCAACATGAAGAAAATGAAGTCGTAAATAAAAGTGAATTATTAGTAGTTACCGGTATGTCAGGCGCAGGGAAGTCTGTGGTGCTGCAAAGCTTAGAAGATTTAGGATACTTTTGTGTGGATAATTTACCGCCTATTCTACTTCCTAAGTTTGTAGAATTAATGGAACAAGGGAATCCGTCACTGCAAAAAGTAGCAATTGCAATCGACTTACGCGGGCAAGAATTTTTCAAATCCTTAGTTAAAGAAGTAGACTTACTTCGCAGTCAGAACCATGTTATTGTAGATGTTATGTTTGTGGAAGCGAGTGAATCCAAGCTAATTTCTAGATATAAAGAAACCCGTCGTGCGCATCCGTTAAATGACAATGGTCAACGTTCATTAATAGATGCGATTCAAGAAGAAAGACAATCTCTATCAGAAATCCGCAGTTTTGCAAACTTTGTCATTGATACAACAGCTCTAAAACCTAAAGAGTTACGTGCACAAATAGATGAATTATTCAATCGAGATAATATTGAAACTTTCAGTATTAGTGTGACAAGCTTTGGTTTTAAACATGGTATTCAACAAGATGCAGACTTAGTATTTGACGTGCGTTTTTTACCTAATCCATTTTACGTAAAAGAATTGCGACCTTTGACAGGCGTAGACGACGCAGTCTATCAATATGTTATGAAATGGCAAGAGACGGCTATCTTTTATGATAAGTTGTTGGATTTATTGAAATTTATGATTCCGGGATACAAGAAAGAGGGCAAGACACAGCTGGTGATTGCAATAGGATGTACGGGTGGACAACATCGTTCGGTTGCCTTAGCGAAACGTCTTGCTGAAGATTTAAATGAAAGTTATGACTACAATGTGTATGTTCACCACAGAGATGCGCATATTGAAAGTGGCGAGAAGAATGAAAAAAGTTAAAATCGTATTAATTGGGGGCGGTACAGGACTCTCAGTCTTGGCACGTGGTTTGAAAGATTATCCGATTGACATTACTGCTATTGTGACTGTGGCGGATGACGGCGGCAGTACGGGTAAAATACGTAATGAAATGGATATTCCGGCCCCTGGAGATATCAGAAACGTTATTGCAGCTTTAAGTGATACAGAACCGACTTTGAAAGAATTGTTCCAATATCGCTTCCAAGATAATCAAGTAGAAGGGCATTCGTTAGGTAATCTGCTTATTGCAGCAATGACTAATATTACAGATGACTTTGGTCATGCAGTAAAAGAACTTAGTAAAATATTAAATATCAAAGGACGTGTGATTCCTTCTACTAATTCCAGTATTCGTTTAAATGCTGAAATGGAAGATGGAGAAATCGTCTGCGGTGAATCTAATATTCCTAAACGTCAAAAGAAGATTAAACGTGTATTTATTGAACCTGCTGATGTACAGCCGATGGAAGAGGCGATTGATGCCTTAGAGCATGCGGATTTAATTGTTTTAGGACCAGGTTCACTTTATACAAGTGTACTTTCGAATTTGTGTGTTCCAGGTATCGGGGACGCTATTCAACAAAGTGGTGCTCCTAAAGTATATGTGTCTAACGTAATGACACAGCACGGAGAAACAGATGCCTTTGATGTTATGGATCATGTGCATGCATTAAATCGACATATGGGTGCTAACTTTATCGATTATGTTATTTGTTGTGAAAATGAAGATTATAGCAATCAAATCTTAGAAAATTATCGTAAAGAATGTGCAGAACCTGTTAAATATCACAAAGAAGATATTGAAGCGGAAGGCATTATACCGTTAACTGATCCTGATTTAGTGCATATTTCAGAGAAGAATCGAGTGAGACATAATACTAAGCGTCTTGCTCGGATGATTTATGATTTAGCTCTAGATCTGACAAGCACAATTCCGTTTAAACCTAAAAAAAGAAAAAAGTAAAGAAAGGAATGGCGCAGCATGAGTTTTGCATCAGACATGAAAAACGAATTAACAAGAATAGATGTCGATGAAAAAAATGCGCGGGCTGAATTAAGCGCCTTGATACGTATGAATGGAGCGCTCAGTTTATCTAATCAGCAATTTGTGATTAATGTACAAACTGAAAATGCTACAACTGCAAGACGTATCTATTCTTTAATCAAAAAAGTTTTTAATATTGAGGTAGAAATCCTTGTTCGTAAGAAAATGAAATTAAAGAAAAATAATATCTATATTTGTCGTACAAAGGTAAAATCTAAAGAAATTTTGGATGAGTTAGGAATATTGAAAGATGGCGTTTTTACCCATGCGATTGCACCAGAAATGATTCAAGATGATGATATGAAGCGCAGTTATCTCAGAGGTGCCTTTTTAGCGGGTGGGTCTGTAAATAATCCTGAAACTTCATCTTATCATTTAGAAATCTTTTCTTTATATGAGAATCATTCAGAAGGATTAACTGAATTAATGAATGAATATGATTTGAATGCTAAACATCTCGAACGAAAGAAAGGCAGTATCGTTTATTTGAAGGAAGCGGAAAAAATCTCGGATTTCTTGAGTTTGATAGGAGGCTATCAAGCAATGCTGAAATTTGAAGATGTACGCATTGTGCGTGATATGCGCAACTCTGTTAACCGGTTAGTCAACTGTGAAACAGCAAATTTAAATAAAACAGTAAGTGCTGCCATGCGCCAAGTTGAAAGCATTCAACTGATTGACCAAGAGATTGGAATAGAAAATTTACCAGATCGCTTGAGAGAAATTGCCAAGTTACGTGTAGACAATCAAGATGTGTCCCTCAAAGAATTAGGTGAGATGGTCTCTACTGGTACGATTTCGAAATCAGGCGTCAATCATCGTTTACGCAAGTTGAATGAGCTGGCAGATAAAATTCGAAGCGGCGAACATATCGATATGTAAAAAATGGCTGAGACAAATCAATGTCTCAGCCATTTTTATCTCACGTTTTATTCAACAAATTGTGATTTAGGAATGAAGGATGCAATAGCTAAACCGATAAAGTTAACGATGGATAGAACCACAAACATCATTGTGAATGAAGGTAATTCTAATAATCTTAAAGATAGAATCGGAGCGATTGCTGTTCCAATAAACAGCATGAATGTGTTGATTGAAAGGTAGAATCCTTTATCTTTATCTGTTAATAAACCGATTTGTGAAATAACAGATGGGACGGCGAATGCAATTCCAGCGATAAACGTAACACTGAATGTAGTAATAAGAACTATGTTATGAGTAAGTCCCATTAAGATAATTGAAATGCCGCTTGTGCGCAATGCAATAAGCAATACCTTTTTAACGCCGATGAAATCACTAGCACGTCCTGCTAATAGCGCAAGCACCATACCGATTAAACCAAATAATTTAATAGTTGAAATCATAGTTAAATCTGCGTGAATTGCTTTAGATGTTAAAAATTCATTCAATATGGTATACATTGAAACAAATGAAGTGAGGATTGTGAGTGATACAAAGAAACATAACACAATACCTTTATTATCAAAGATGTGTCGCATATTTTTGAAGAACACAGAGAATTTTGTATCTGGTGTATGATATGGACTTTTAGGAATAGTACGTAAGATCCAAATAGCTAATAGAATATAAACGACTGTTAAAATAAAGTAGACAATACGCCAGCTCATATGTGCAGCGATAATATCACTTAAGTTCTGTCCGATAACACCGGATAACATGAAACTTGTACTAATAAAACTGATTGCAGTAACACGTTTTTTGATTGGGAACACTTCAGTAACATATGTGAGTGATACAGGCGAGAAGCTGGCTGCAGCCATACCTTGTAAAACTCTTACTACTAAAAGCAAGATGAAATTATGAATAAATCCAATTGCAAGTGTAGTTAAAGTTAACCCGCATAAACCAATAAGAATCACTTTTTTCTTACCGAACTTATCTGAAATAATTCCATAGAACATGCAGCTGACTGAATAAGAAATAGAGAATACGACACCAATCAGAGTAGTTGCACTCTCACTTAAATGAAGTTCTTTACCGATAACAGGCATCAAGGGGATAGCAGAATAAAGGCTGCACATAACTGCAATACCTGTTATAAAGAACACAGTGGTGATTAAGTTGTAATTAAACTTTTGCTCCATTACAAACCTACCTTTCTTTAAATAATTAATATGAAGGAAAATTGTTTAATAGGAATTTCAAAATTTACATAAAGAAATAGGGACAAATGTTTCAACACGTCCCATTACTTATGCAAAATGCTCAAAAGATGGCAATATGTCATCGAGCACAAACAGGGAATTGGACATAATTTCTGTCTACTCCCATCATCTTTAAAATGCAATTTTAATTTTAACACATGAAACTTAAATTAAAACGGGTTTGCTCAATATAAAAATATTGTGAAAAATCAGTAGAAAAAATATAAAACCGATGGAAATAGAGATCAATTCCATCGGCTTCATGACGAGATTAAAATTATATTCGATTATTTAAACTTTCTGTGCTTCAGTACGATGTGATGGTTTATTATTTCGATTTCTCATAAAGTCGATAATAATACCGATAAATGTTAATACTAAGAATGGATATAACCAAGCTAATCCTTGTCCAGACAAAGGCAATGCTTGATATAAACTGTTTAAAGGCTTAATTAATTTAAAAGTATTAAAAATCTCAAGTACTGAGATAATCAATGTTGAAATAGTTGGCAGTATATATGCAACTTTTAAATGTGTAGGTATCACAATAGCAATTAACGAAATTAATACTAACACAATAGAAATTGGATAAATAAATGTGAGTAATGGTACAGCAATTTGCAAAATCATATTTAACCCTAAAGTTGAAATTAAGAATCCGACTAGTGAAAAAACAATAACATAGGTTTTATATGAAATTTTAGGAAATTTCTTCATTCCAAATGCTGAGCTTGCGTTGACGAGTCCGATACATGTCGTTAAACATGCTAGAATAACGATAACCCCAAATAATATATTGCCGAAAGCTCCAAATAATCTGACTGAGTTATAAGTTAGGATACTCGCACCATTTTTAAATCCTGGCTTGCTTGTAGTGATACCAAGATAGGCAAGTGAAAAGTAAATGATCGTTAATAAAACAGCTGAAATCAAACCTGCTAAAATCACATTTTTAACAATCTTCTTACTATCTGAAATGCCCGCTAGTTTGAAACTTTGTACAATAACAACTGAGAAGGCGAGTGCAGCCACTAAATCCATTGTGTAATAACCTTCTAAGATACCTGAAACTAATGGCGCTTGAGCGTATTTACCTTGTGGTTCGCCGACTTTGCCTTCTGGGTGAATAATAGCCGCTACACAAAGTGCTCCAATAACTAGTAATAATGCTGGAGTCAGAACTTTTCCTAAATTATCTACCATTCTATTAGGATATAAAGCAATTAATCCTACTATTATAAAGAATACCAGCGAAAACCCGACTAATGTCCAAGTGTTATGGACAGGAATAATAGATTTAGCGCCGA
Coding sequences:
- the trxB gene encoding thioredoxin-disulfide reductase; the encoded protein is MANQQPDYDVVIIGAGPAGMTAAVYASRADLKTLMIERGVPGGQMANTEDVENFPGFESISGPDLSTKMFDHAQKFGAVYQYGDIKRIEDKGDIKEIFYGDKSVTAYAVIITTGAEYKKIGVPGEEELGGRGVSYCAVCDGAFFKGKKLFVIGGGDSAVEEGAFLTKFADSVTVVHRRDKLRAQKILQDRAFKNEKMDFIWNHTLASINEENGKVGSVTLQSTVDGKEETLSADGVFVYIGMKPLTAPFKDLGITNDAGYIVTNDEMETKLPGIYAAGDVREKGLRQIVTATGDGSIAAQNSQAYIEEVKDKLETEA
- the rapZ gene encoding RNase adapter RapZ produces the protein MQHEENEVVNKSELLVVTGMSGAGKSVVLQSLEDLGYFCVDNLPPILLPKFVELMEQGNPSLQKVAIAIDLRGQEFFKSLVKEVDLLRSQNHVIVDVMFVEASESKLISRYKETRRAHPLNDNGQRSLIDAIQEERQSLSEIRSFANFVIDTTALKPKELRAQIDELFNRDNIETFSISVTSFGFKHGIQQDADLVFDVRFLPNPFYVKELRPLTGVDDAVYQYVMKWQETAIFYDKLLDLLKFMIPGYKKEGKTQLVIAIGCTGGQHRSVALAKRLAEDLNESYDYNVYVHHRDAHIESGEKNEKS
- a CDS encoding gluconeogenesis factor YvcK family protein, whose amino-acid sequence is MKKVKIVLIGGGTGLSVLARGLKDYPIDITAIVTVADDGGSTGKIRNEMDIPAPGDIRNVIAALSDTEPTLKELFQYRFQDNQVEGHSLGNLLIAAMTNITDDFGHAVKELSKILNIKGRVIPSTNSSIRLNAEMEDGEIVCGESNIPKRQKKIKRVFIEPADVQPMEEAIDALEHADLIVLGPGSLYTSVLSNLCVPGIGDAIQQSGAPKVYVSNVMTQHGETDAFDVMDHVHALNRHMGANFIDYVICCENEDYSNQILENYRKECAEPVKYHKEDIEAEGIIPLTDPDLVHISEKNRVRHNTKRLARMIYDLALDLTSTIPFKPKKRKK
- the whiA gene encoding DNA-binding protein WhiA codes for the protein MSFASDMKNELTRIDVDEKNARAELSALIRMNGALSLSNQQFVINVQTENATTARRIYSLIKKVFNIEVEILVRKKMKLKKNNIYICRTKVKSKEILDELGILKDGVFTHAIAPEMIQDDDMKRSYLRGAFLAGGSVNNPETSSYHLEIFSLYENHSEGLTELMNEYDLNAKHLERKKGSIVYLKEAEKISDFLSLIGGYQAMLKFEDVRIVRDMRNSVNRLVNCETANLNKTVSAAMRQVESIQLIDQEIGIENLPDRLREIAKLRVDNQDVSLKELGEMVSTGTISKSGVNHRLRKLNELADKIRSGEHIDM
- a CDS encoding MFS transporter is translated as MEQKFNYNLITTVFFITGIAVMCSLYSAIPLMPVIGKELHLSESATTLIGVVFSISYSVSCMFYGIISDKFGKKKVILIGLCGLTLTTLAIGFIHNFILLLVVRVLQGMAAASFSPVSLTYVTEVFPIKKRVTAISFISTSFMLSGVIGQNLSDIIAAHMSWRIVYFILTVVYILLAIWILRTIPKSPYHTPDTKFSVFFKNMRHIFDNKGIVLCFFVSLTILTSFVSMYTILNEFLTSKAIHADLTMISTIKLFGLIGMVLALLAGRASDFIGVKKVLLIALRTSGISIILMGLTHNIVLITTFSVTFIAGIAFAVPSVISQIGLLTDKDKGFYLSINTFMLFIGTAIAPILSLRLLELPSFTMMFVVLSIVNFIGLAIASFIPKSQFVE
- the brnQ gene encoding branched-chain amino acid transport system II carrier protein, encoding MKKVILVSGLMLFSLFFGAGNLIFPPMLGYTAQGNMWAGMTGFAITGILMPYITVIVIAYYDGGVEFIGNRVHPKFGFIFAVCIYLSIGALYGIPRAANVAYEIGAKSIIPVHNTWTLVGFSLVFFIIVGLIALYPNRMVDNLGKVLTPALLLVIGALCVAAIIHPEGKVGEPQGKYAQAPLVSGILEGYYTMDLVAALAFSVVIVQSFKLAGISDSKKIVKNVILAGLISAVLLTIIYFSLAYLGITTSKPGFKNGASILTYNSVRLFGAFGNILFGVIVILACLTTCIGLVNASSAFGMKKFPKISYKTYVIVFSLVGFLISTLGLNMILQIAVPLLTFIYPISIVLVLISLIAIVIPTHLKVAYILPTISTLIISVLEIFNTFKLIKPLNSLYQALPLSGQGLAWLYPFLVLTFIGIIIDFMRNRNNKPSHRTEAQKV